GCTGCTCGACGACGCCCGTGCCGTGGCCGAGGCCGGAGCCTTCTCCGTGGTCATGGAGATGGTGCCCTCCGGACTGGCCGGCCAGGTCACCGCCGAGCTGACGATCCCTACCGTGGGCATCGGTGCCGGTGCGGACTGCGACGCCCAGGTCCTCGTGTGGCAGGACATGGCGGGCCTGCGCACGGGCCGCGCCCCGCGTTTCGTCAAGCGCTACGCCGACCTGCATTCCGTGCTCACCGAGGCGGTCGGCACCTATGTCGAAGAAGTGAAGTCCGGGGCCTTCCCCGAACCGGAGAGGAGCTTCGACTGATGGAGGTCGGCGGCATCCAGGCGCTGCGTCGGTGGCGGGCAGGTCAGCCAGGCCGCACCGGTCTCGTCCCGACGATGGGAGCCCTGCATTCGGGGCATCAGGCGCTGATGACCCGTGCTCGCTCAGAATCCGACCTTGTCGTGGCCTCGATCTTCGTCAATCCGCTCCAGTTCGGCGCCGACGAGGATTTCGTCCAGTACCCGCGGCCGATCGAGGAGGATCTGAAGAAGTGCGAGGAGGCTGGGGTCGACTTCGTCTTCGCGCCGGCGCTGGCAGAGATGTATCCGTCCGCGCCGGAGGTGAGGGTCGTCGCCGGGCGCATGGGAGCCGTGTTCGAGGGCGCGGCCAGGCCCGGGCACTTCGACGGCGTGCTCACCGTCGTGGCGAAGCTCTTCACCCTCATCGACCCCGATGTCACGGTGTTCGGGCTCAAGGACATCCAGCAGTTCGTCCTGGTCAAACGCATGATCGCCGACCTCAACTTCGATATCGAGCTCATCGGCCTGCCCGTGGTTCGGGATGCCGACGGCCTGGCCATGTCGAGCCGCAACTCCTACCTGGCCCCGGATGAGCGTGCCCGTGCCCTGGCGATTCCGCGGGCTCTCAATGCCGCCGCCGAGGTGGCCGAGCGAGGCTGCGGAACGGCGGGTTCCGGTGCTGGTGCGGGGCTGTCCGCCGCCGTCGAGGCGGCCGCGCTTGCCGAGTTGGAACCCGCCGCCGAACGCGGGGACCTCGAGATCGTCTACTGCAGCCTCGTCGAGTCCGCGACCCTGCGGCCGTGCCCGCCGGACTTCACGGGACCGGCTCTGCTGCTGGTCTCCGCGACGGTCGGCGGGACTCATCTCATCGACAATCTGCCGCTGGAATTCTGACGCGATATGCAATTGTGATTGGTTTATGAAGATTCTGATGAGCGATCGACATATAAATATGTAATCGACAGAGATTATGTCGATATCTATGATTTCAATTGTCTGCAATTGATTGCTGGACTCTTGTTCTCGGTGTTCGCTGAGAATAGACTCAAAATCAGCAAGAGCAAATGAAGCTTGCCGATTCGTTGAGTTCGAAGGAGATAAGCGACATGCAAGGTATGGATATCTGGTCGGTCCTGACGAAAGTCGGGCTGGCAATCGTCATTCTCATTGTCACCTGGATTATCGCCGCCATCGTCAAATGGGCGATAGGCAAATTGGTCACAAAGGTTCCGGCACTTCAGCGTGACGGAAGCAATGGTCAGCAGATCGGGAAATCGGTCGGGCAGATCGCCGGTCTCGTCATCTGGCTGCTTGGACTCATCGCCGTTCTCCAGCTGTTCAACCTCGATCAGGTTCTGACTCCGCTGCAGGGTCTCCTAGATGGAATCTTCGGGTTCCTGCCGAATATCATCGGCGCAGGATTCATCTTCTTCATCGGCTACGTCTTCGCGAAGATCGCCAAGCAGCTCGTCCAGACCGCGCTCAATGCCGTGGATCTGACGAAGCTGACTTCAAAGTTCCGATCGCTCGGCGACAAGGCCACCGGAGTGGCCGAAGGCGCCGGAAATGCTCAGCCGCATCCCGAAGCCACCCAGCAGTACGCTGCGCAGGGTCAGCAGGGCATGCCTCCACAGGGCGGCCATCCCGGTCATGCACAGAACCCGAACGCTGAGGCGAACGCGAAGATCTCGAACCTCGTCGGCAACCTGGTCTTCGGGATCATCATCATCGTCGTCGCGATCTCGGCGCTGCAGGTCCTCGGCATCAAGGCGATCTCGGATCCTGCCCAACAGATGCTCCAGATCTTCCTCAACGCGATCCCGCTCATCATCGCCGCCGGCATCCTGCTGGCCATCGGCTTCGTCATCGCCAAGTTCCTCGGCAATCTGCTCGAGCAGATCCTCCAGGGCATCGGCACCGACAAGGCCATCAATGAGATCGGTATTGTGCCCGAAGGCACCAGCGCCTCCAACGTGATCACCCGCATCGTGCAGGTGGCCATCATGATCTTCTTCGCGATCATGGCCACCAAGATGCTCGGATTCCCGGAGATCACGAACATCCTCAATGAGATCCTCGACCTCGGCGGGAGCGTGCTCTTCGGCGCTGCGATCATCGCCGCAGGATTCCTCATCGCCGCGCTCATCGGCAAGTTCATCACGAACAACCTTGCCAGCAAGGTGCTGCGCTACTCGGCGATCGCGCTGTTCATCGCGATGGGCCTGCGCTACATGGGTCTGGCCGATTCGATCATCAACCTCGCCTTCGGCGCCGTCGTCATCGGCGGCGCGGCGGCGGCCGCTCTGGCCTTCGGCCTCGGCGGACGTGAGGCGGCCGCGAAGATGCTGAACAAGGTCGACCTCGCCGAGGCGGCTGAGAAGACGAATCCCGACACCGTTGACGGCGGCACCCCGGGATCCGGAACGCACACCACTGGAAACTGAGGTGGCAGCGGAAGCGGGGAGCCTCCTCGGCGAATGAGAGCTGAGGGAGGGGCTGCGCACCGAAACGAAGGGGCGGGGCAGCCGAGGATCGACCTCGGTGCCCCGCCCCTTTCTTGAGCTCGGGGAGACCGCAGTTCAGATGGGGATCGCGATGACGGCGATGCCGATGATGAGCAGGATGACGGTCGAGGCGGCTTCGATGAAGAAGTCGGCGCTGCGGTGGGCCATTGCGGAGGCGGCGAGGCTGGCCACGCACGCGAGGACGAGCTGGTAGGACAGGAGCACGCCGAGGATCAGGGCGACGAGCACGGTGTAGTCGATGCCGGTCGGGGAGGCGGGCACGAGGGTCGGCAGGATTGCGAGGAAGAACAGGCCGACCTTCGGGTTGCTCAGCGAGGAGATGATGCCTCGGCGATAGGACACGAACGAGCGCAGATGGCCCCACGAGGTCGATTCCATGACATGGGCGATCTCGGAGACGGGGCCGTCGAGGGAATCGGAGCCGGTCGACGGGGCGGGGGAAACTTCGGCGGGCTCGCCTGTCGTCTCGGTGGCCCTCAGCTCACGGCGCAGGCGGAGGGCCTGGCGGCCGGCGAGGACGCCGAGGAGGCAGAGGTAGAGGCCGCCGCCGATCTTGAGCAGCTGCACGGCAGCGGGGTAGACGGTCAGCAGAGCAGAGACGCCGGTGAGCGCGAGGACCATCCAGATCACGGTGCCAGTGGCAGTGCCGAGGGCATAGACGAGTCCGGCCTTGCGGCGCAGCGAGGACAGGCGGATCGTCAGGATCGTCTCGGGGCCGGGTGTGACGGCAAGCGCGGCTGCGGCGCCGGTGATGGTGAGGATCTCGGGTCCGGTCACGGCACTCCTTCGAAAGGTGGGGTGATTGAGAAGATGCGAACAGTCAACGGGGATGAAGCACAAGGGGGTCTCCGACGTCGACAGAGACGATCACCATTCTGCCGGAATCGATCAATCGGTAAAAGCAACTGATTATGAATGATCATCAGGTGGTGTCTAATGATTTCCCCGGTCGTCTGCGGCTACTCTTGAGGGCATGTGGGATCTCAATCGTCTGCGGGTCTGGCGCGCCGTCGCGGCCACCGGTTCCGTGGTCGCTGCGGCGAGGAGCCTCAACTACACCCCGGCGACCGTCAGTCAGCACATCACCACCCTGCAGAAGGCCGTCGGGGCGCCGCTCTACGAGCGTTCGGGCCGCGGCATTGAGATCACCGAGCTCGGTCGGCGCCTGGCCGACGATTCGGCGGAGGTCTTCACCGCCGTCGGCCGCCTCGACGATCTGGTCGAAGGCTTCCGCAACGTCAGCAGGCCCCGCCTGCGGATCGCGGCATTCACCTCGTTCAATGCGCGTCTGCTGCCGGGCATCATCGAATCCGTCGCCCAGGATCATCCGAATCTGCGGTTCGACATCCAGCTCAATGAGCCGGCGAAGAACCGGCGCGGGCACTGCCTCATCGAGATCCGGGCGGAAGTCCCGCAGGACGGTGAGATCCACCTGCCGGAGATGACGCGGATCCCGCTCTTCGACGACGACTATCGCGTCGTGGTCCCCGAAGGCCACCGGTTCGCAGGCCGTGAGTCAGTGCCGTTCGGCGCCCTCGAGGATGAGCATTGGGTCGATTACGACATGTGGGCCGGGCCCTCGAGCAAGGTCGTCGACCATGCGTGTGCCGCGGCCGGATTCGAACGCCGCAGCTTCGCTGCCTGCGAGGACGACTTTGCGGCGTTGGCTCTCGTCGCCTCGAGCATGGGCATCACAGTCCTCCCGCGGCTCTCGACTCTGCAGCTGCCGCCGGGACTCGTCGCGGTCGACCTGTCCGACCCCGTGCCGATGCGTCGAGTCGTCATGCACGTGCGGGACAAGGTCGCCCACTTGCCGCATGTCCGCGCCTTCGCCGCCGCCACCCAGACCGCCGCCGACACCCACCCCACCCCCTAATTGCTACCTGACGGGGGCCCAGCAACCTCGCGCCAGGTTGCTGAGCCGCCGTCAGGTAGTCCTGGGAGGGGAGATGCGCCGTTCCTCATAGTGGGCTGAGACCGGGCGCGGAGGGTGGTGGGATAGGCTGTTGGGGTGAGTTCTGAAATCGAAATCGGCAGAGGCAAGCGCGGCCGTCGCGCCTATTCGCTCGACGACATCGCCATCGTCCCCGCTCGGCGCACCCGTGACCCCGAAGACGTGTCGTTGAGCTGGCAGATCGATGCCTACCAGTTCGAGCTGCCCTTCATCGGCGCTCCCATGGACTCGGCCATGTCCCCGGAGACGGTCATCGCCCTGGGTCGATTCGGCGGCCTCGGCGTCCTCGACCTCGAAGGACTGTGGACCCGGTATGAGGATCCCACTCCGCAGCTGGCCGAAATCGCCCAGCTGCCGGCTGAGATGGCGACCTCCCGGATGCAGGAGCTCTACTCCGCACCCATCCAGGCCGAACTCATCACCGCTCGCCTCGAGCAGATCCGTGAAGCCGGAGTCACCGTGGCCGGTGCCCTGACCCCGCAGCGGACTCAGGAGTTCTACAAGACCGTCATCGACGCCGGAGTCGACATCTTCGTCATCCGCGGCACCACGGTTTCTGCCGAGCACGTCTCGACCCACACCGAACCGCTCAACCTCAAGCAGTTCATCTACGAACTCGATGTGCCCGTCATCGTCGGCGGAGCCGCCACCTACACCGCAGCGCTGCACCTCATGCGCACCGGTGCCGCCGGCGTCCTCGTCGGCTTCGGCGGGGGAGCGGCTGCCACCACTCGCAAGACCTTGGGCATCCACGCCCCGATGGCCACCGCTGTCGCCGACGTCCACGCCGCCCGGAGGGACTATATGGACGAATCCGGCGGCCGCTACGTCCATGTCATCGCCGACGGCGGACTCGGCACCAGCGGCGACATCGTCAAGGCCTTCGGGGTCGGCGCCGACGCCGTCATGCTCGGCACCGCTCTGGCCCGGTCGACCGAAGCCCCCGGCCGCGGAATGCACTGGGGCGCCGAAGCCCACCACCCGGACCTGCCGCGCGGCCACCGCGTGGAGCTCGGCACAGTCGGCAGCCTCGAGCAGGTGCTCTTCGGTCCCGGCCGCACCGCGATCGGCGAACTCAACCTCGCCGGTGCCCTGCGTCGAGCGCTGGCTACCACCGGCTACCTCGACCTCAAGGAATTCCAGCGCGTCGACGTCACCGTCTCGCCCTACCAGACTGGTTCGGTGGTCTGATCTGTTCCGCCTGGCACTGACCCCCAGA
Above is a window of Brevibacterium siliguriense DNA encoding:
- a CDS encoding LysR family transcriptional regulator, encoding MWDLNRLRVWRAVAATGSVVAAARSLNYTPATVSQHITTLQKAVGAPLYERSGRGIEITELGRRLADDSAEVFTAVGRLDDLVEGFRNVSRPRLRIAAFTSFNARLLPGIIESVAQDHPNLRFDIQLNEPAKNRRGHCLIEIRAEVPQDGEIHLPEMTRIPLFDDDYRVVVPEGHRFAGRESVPFGALEDEHWVDYDMWAGPSSKVVDHACAAAGFERRSFAACEDDFAALALVASSMGITVLPRLSTLQLPPGLVAVDLSDPVPMRRVVMHVRDKVAHLPHVRAFAAATQTAADTHPTP
- the panC gene encoding pantoate--beta-alanine ligase gives rise to the protein MEVGGIQALRRWRAGQPGRTGLVPTMGALHSGHQALMTRARSESDLVVASIFVNPLQFGADEDFVQYPRPIEEDLKKCEEAGVDFVFAPALAEMYPSAPEVRVVAGRMGAVFEGAARPGHFDGVLTVVAKLFTLIDPDVTVFGLKDIQQFVLVKRMIADLNFDIELIGLPVVRDADGLAMSSRNSYLAPDERARALAIPRALNAAAEVAERGCGTAGSGAGAGLSAAVEAAALAELEPAAERGDLEIVYCSLVESATLRPCPPDFTGPALLLVSATVGGTHLIDNLPLEF
- a CDS encoding LysE family translocator — encoded protein: MTGPEILTITGAAAALAVTPGPETILTIRLSSLRRKAGLVYALGTATGTVIWMVLALTGVSALLTVYPAAVQLLKIGGGLYLCLLGVLAGRQALRLRRELRATETTGEPAEVSPAPSTGSDSLDGPVSEIAHVMESTSWGHLRSFVSYRRGIISSLSNPKVGLFFLAILPTLVPASPTGIDYTVLVALILGVLLSYQLVLACVASLAASAMAHRSADFFIEAASTVILLIIGIAVIAIPI
- a CDS encoding mechanosensitive ion channel, which translates into the protein MQGMDIWSVLTKVGLAIVILIVTWIIAAIVKWAIGKLVTKVPALQRDGSNGQQIGKSVGQIAGLVIWLLGLIAVLQLFNLDQVLTPLQGLLDGIFGFLPNIIGAGFIFFIGYVFAKIAKQLVQTALNAVDLTKLTSKFRSLGDKATGVAEGAGNAQPHPEATQQYAAQGQQGMPPQGGHPGHAQNPNAEANAKISNLVGNLVFGIIIIVVAISALQVLGIKAISDPAQQMLQIFLNAIPLIIAAGILLAIGFVIAKFLGNLLEQILQGIGTDKAINEIGIVPEGTSASNVITRIVQVAIMIFFAIMATKMLGFPEITNILNEILDLGGSVLFGAAIIAAGFLIAALIGKFITNNLASKVLRYSAIALFIAMGLRYMGLADSIINLAFGAVVIGGAAAAALAFGLGGREAAAKMLNKVDLAEAAEKTNPDTVDGGTPGSGTHTTGN
- a CDS encoding GuaB3 family IMP dehydrogenase-related protein codes for the protein MSSEIEIGRGKRGRRAYSLDDIAIVPARRTRDPEDVSLSWQIDAYQFELPFIGAPMDSAMSPETVIALGRFGGLGVLDLEGLWTRYEDPTPQLAEIAQLPAEMATSRMQELYSAPIQAELITARLEQIREAGVTVAGALTPQRTQEFYKTVIDAGVDIFVIRGTTVSAEHVSTHTEPLNLKQFIYELDVPVIVGGAATYTAALHLMRTGAAGVLVGFGGGAAATTRKTLGIHAPMATAVADVHAARRDYMDESGGRYVHVIADGGLGTSGDIVKAFGVGADAVMLGTALARSTEAPGRGMHWGAEAHHPDLPRGHRVELGTVGSLEQVLFGPGRTAIGELNLAGALRRALATTGYLDLKEFQRVDVTVSPYQTGSVV